A window from Temnothorax longispinosus isolate EJ_2023e chromosome 1, Tlon_JGU_v1, whole genome shotgun sequence encodes these proteins:
- the LOC139809521 gene encoding uncharacterized protein — translation MPTSVSAVGGVHAGTYQHAAQVNISPRNKQTPAFFTHALILKSLTSYAPKRMTTEHTLAHLADLPWADHDPMSTDPINIIVGADLYGVLIVDGLRKGAVGQPIAQNSVLGWVISGPIRPSKVESHITSIASSEQPPLRVNAHHCLNLSLDQELRKFWEVEELPHKTHLNPEDEQCEEHFRRTHSRCPDGRYMVRLPFRAGPPIEIGHSRGVAEHHLKGLARRLDAHPEQKREYSEFLREYETLGHMIEVPASDDADERRVYIPHHAVMRESSATSHLRVVFNASCATSNGSSLNDHLLVGPKLQPDLSAIILRWRLFKYVYTADMTKMYRQICVDPRDVTYQRILWRERPTDPLREYILLTVTYGTAAAPYLALRVLDQLVNDEGQAFPLAVLILQKGKYIDETLFGAHRLEDLRIARDQLIALLRKGGFELRKWASNNSELLSDIDPANHGLACNKILKTDESLKILGVSWNPALDIFQFQTATDAPAPQTKRSILSAIAKLFDPLGWVTPVTITAKILMQRLWRLKFEWDDTLPHDILREWKPIYNQLSALNELHLPRWTGQESDSDRCELHGFADASNVAYAAAVYLRVISKSGRITISLLMGKSKVAPVKTLSVPRLELLAALLLARVMTLVRKLIRIDSSTCYCWIDAEVVLAWLRQHPSRWKTFVANRVAEIQSRLPDVTWRHVSTAENPADCASRGILGHELATHPLWWQGPPWLKFPATRWPEGLPSPLTETSVEEKIVTTHAARVPTPWDLASQYSDWAKLIRVTAYLIRFVSCRGHSKKFPALEHHGRALSASECHRARTFWLGAIQAELFPHELHELTQNKPVNSKSHIFALNPFVDSEGLIRVGGRLRNAPLSYHAKHPIVLASHPLVTLIIRQAHLRALHAGPHLTLATLRREFWILNARSSVRSVIHKCVNCTREKAAVPQQLMGDLPSLRVSAPSRSFLHCGVDYAGPVLVRASGGRGIVSRKAYIALFVCLATRAVHLELVGNYSTPAFLDAYSRFCSRRGLPESMHSDNGTTFVRADKELAKAYQAAVNDPNFLNAIASDNVQWHFLPPSVPRPLGGRRTQRKVPSSPSS, via the coding sequence ATGCCGACCTCGGTTTCGGCTGTCGGCGGTGTACACGCCGGAACATATCAACACGCGGctcaagtaaatatttcgcCGAGAAACAAACAGACTCCGGCATTCTTTACGCACGCGTTAATCCTGAAATCGTTAACGTCATACGCGCCGAAGCGTATGACAACGGAGCATACTTTAGCTCACCTAGCAGATCTCCCATGGGCTGACCACGACCCCATGAGCACAGATCCCATCAATATAATAGTCGGTGCGGATCTCTACGGCGTCCTCATAGTTGACGGGCTTCGCAAGGGAGCGGTCGGACAGCCGATCGCTCAAAACTCAGTACTAGGATGGGTGATCTCGGGGCCCATCCGACCTTCAAAGGTGGAGTCGCATATTACGTCGATCGCATCATCGGAACAACCGCCCCTCCGGGTGAACGCACATCACTGCCTTAATCTGTCCCTCGATCAGGAGCTTAGAAAATTCTGGGAGGTCGAGGAACTTCCGCATAAGACACATCTTAACCCGGAAGACGAGCAATGTGAGGAGCATTTTCGCCGCACCCACTCACGTTGTCCCGACGGCAGATACATGGTCCGCCTTCCGTTTAGGGCCGGTCCCCCTATCGAAATAGGTCATTCTCGAGGTGTCGCCGAGCACCATCTCAAAGGCTTAGCTCGAAGATTAGATGCTCATCCGGAGCAAAAACGGGAGTATTCCGAATTTTTACGCGAGTACGAAACCCTCGGGCATATGATCGAGGTGCCCGCTTCAGATGACGCGGACGAGCGACGCGTTTACATCCCGCATCACGCGGTCATGCGCGAAAGTAGCGCCACGAGTCATCTGCGCGTCGTCTTCAACGCGTCTTGCGCAACGTCAAACGGGTCCTCGTTAAACGACCATCTCCTGGTCGGACCCAAACTTCAACCTGATCTATCGGCTATCATCCTGCGATGGCGACTATTCAAGTACGTGTACACGGCCGACATGACTAAAATGTATCGGCAAATTTGTGTCGACCCGCGTGATGTAACGTATCAACGCATTCTTTGGCGCGAACGTCCTACTGATCCGCTTCGCGAATACATCCTTCTCACCGTCACATATGGTACCGCGGCCGCTCCGTACTTAGCGCTTCGCGTACTCGATCAGTTGGTAAACGACGAAGGACAGGCATTTCCCTTAGCTGTTCTCATACTCCAGAAAGGGAAATATATCGACGAAACTCTCTTCGGCGCGCATCGCCTCGAGGACCTCCGTATCGCCCGCGATCAACTCATCGCCCTCCTACGGAAAGGTGGCTTTGAGTTAAGGAAATGGGCCAGTAATAATTCGGAGCTTTTGTCGGACATTGATCCCGCGAATCACGGACTCGCgtgcaacaaaattttgaaaacggATGAAAGTTTGAAAATCCTCGGGGTCAGTTGGAACCCTGCGCTCGATATCTTTCAATTTCAAACGGCTACCGACGCCCCTGCTCCGCAAACAAAGCGATCGATTCTTTCCGCGATCGCGAAACTGTTTGACCCGCTCGGTTGGGTGACTCCCGTCACGATTACCGCGAAAATTTTGATGCAACGGTTGTGGCGTCTTAAGTTCGAGTGGGACGACACGCTCCCTCATGACATATTGCGCGAGTGGAAACCGATTTACAATCAATTATCCGCGCTCAACGAGCTACACTTGCCGCGGTGGACCGGTCAAGAGTCGGACTCTGATCGTTGCGAACTGCACGGCTTCGCCGATGCGTCTAACGTCGCGTACGCCGCCGCTGTCTACCTGCGCGTAATCTCCAAATCTGGCCGTATAACTATATCTCTGCTTATGGGAAAATCGAAAGTCGCTCCGGTGAAAACGTTAAGCGTTCCCCGGTTGGAGCTACTCGCTGCGTTGCTACTCGCGCGCGTAATGACTTTAGTTCGCAAATTGATCAGGATCGATTCCTCCACGTGTTATTGCTGGATCGACGCAGAAGTCGTGCTTGCGTGGTTACGTCAACACCCGTCGAGATGGAAGACTTTCGTCGCGAACCGCGTCGCTGAGATTCAGTCCCGTCTCCCCGATGTGACTTGGCGTCACGTGTCGACCGCCGAAAACCCAGCAGATTGTGCATCGCGCGGAATACTAGGGCACGAACTCGCAACTCACCCACTATGGTGGCAGGGACCACCATGGCTCAAGTTCCCCGCGACGCGATGGCCCGAGGGTCTTCCCTCCCCCCTGACGGAAACTTCCGTAGAAGAAAAGATTGTCACCACGCACGCGGCGAGAGTCCCCACGCCGTGGGATCTTGCCTCACAATATTCGGATTGGGCCAAACTTATTCGAGTCACCGCGTATCTCATTCGATTCGTCTCCTGTCGCGGGCACTCTAAAAAATTCCCCGCTCTTGAGCATCACGGACGCGCCTTATCGGCCTCCGAATGCCACCGCGCTCGCACATTCTGGCTCGGGGCTATCCAAGCCGAATTATTCCCTCACGAATTGCACGAGCTCACTCAGAACAAACCCGTCAATTCCAAGAGTCACATTTTCGCTCTCAATCCCTTCGTAGATAGCGAAGGATTGATAAGAGTCGGAGGACGCCTGAGAAACGCTCCACTCTCGTATCACGCGAAGCATCCGATCGTACTCGCTTCTCACCCGTTAGTCACGCTAATCATTAGGCAGGCTCATCTGCGCGCCCTTCATGCGGGCCCGCATTTAACTCTTGCAACGTTGCGCCGCGAGTTCTGGATCTTAAATGCTCGCAGTTCCGTTCGATCTGTTATACATAAATGTGTGAACTGCACGCGCGAAAAGGCCGCCGTGCCGCAGCAGCTCATGGGAGATCTCCCATCCTTGCGCGTGTCGGCGCCTTCCCGTAGTTTTCTCCACTGTGGGGTCGACTACGCGGGGCCGGTGCTGGTTCGAGCCTCCGGGGGGCGCGGCATTGTTTCGCGAAAAGCATATATCGCGCTCTTTGTGTGCCTCGCGACGCGCGCGGTACACCTTGAATTAGTTGGAAATTATTCCACACCCGCATTTTTAGACGCCTACTCTCGATTTTGCTCTCGTAGAGGATTGCCGGAGTCAATGCATTCCGATAACGGAACTACGTTTGTCAGAGCCGACAAGGAACTAGCCAAGGCATACCAAGCGGCAGTAAACGATCCCAATTTCTTAAATGCCATCGCCTCCGATAATGTACAATGGCACTTCCTCCCCCCGTCCGTACCGCGGCCTCTGGGAGGCCGGCGTACGCAGCGTAAAGTACCATCTTCGCCGAGTTCTTAA